One part of the Ursus arctos isolate Adak ecotype North America unplaced genomic scaffold, UrsArc2.0 scaffold_16, whole genome shotgun sequence genome encodes these proteins:
- the GID8 gene encoding glucose-induced degradation protein 8 homolog has protein sequence MSYAEKPDEITKDEWMEKLNNLHVQRADMNRLIMNYLVTEGFKEAAEKFRMESGIEPSVDLETLDERIKIREMILKGQIQEAIALINSLHPELLDTNRYLYFHLQQQHLIELIRQRETEAALEFAQTQLAEQGEESRECLTEMERTLALLAFDNPEESPFGDLLHMMQRQKVWSEVNQAVLDYENRESTPKLAKLLKLLLWAQNELDQKKVKYPKMTDLSKGVIEEPK, from the exons ATGAGTTATGCAGAGAAACCCGATGAAATCACGAAAGATGAGTGGATGGAGAAACTTAATAACCTGCATGTGCAGCGGGCGGACATGAACCGCCTCATCATGAACTACCTGGTCACGG AGGGCTTTAAGGAAGCAGCAGAGAAGTTTCGGATGGAATCTGGGATTGAACCGAGTGTGGATCTAGAAACACTTGATGAGCGGATCAAGATCCGTGAGATGATCCTAAAGGGCCAGATCCAGGAAGCGATTGCGCTGATCAACAGTCTCCACCCCGAGCTCCTGGACACAAACCGGTATCTTTACTTCCACCTGCAA CAACAGCACCTCATAGAGCTGATCCGTCAGCGTGAGACCGAGGCGGCACTGGAGTTCGCGCAGACCCAGCTGGCGGAGCAAGGCGAGGAGAGCAGGGAGTGCCTGACGGAGATGGAGCGCACCCTAGCCCTGCTGGCCTTTGATAACCCCGAGGAGTCACCTTTTGGAGACCTTCTTCATATGATGCAGAGGCAGAAG GTGTGGAGCGAGGTGAACCAGGCTGTCCTAGATTATGAAAATCGTGAGTCAACACCCAAGCTGGCAAAATTACTGAAACTCCTCCTTTGGGCTCAGAATGAGCTGGAccagaagaaagtaaaatatccCAAAATGACAGACCTCAGCAAAGGTGTGATCGAGGAGCCCAAGTAG